The Salvelinus namaycush isolate Seneca chromosome 1, SaNama_1.0, whole genome shotgun sequence genome has a window encoding:
- the nip7 gene encoding 60S ribosome subunit biogenesis protein NIP7 homolog encodes MRPLTDDETKTMFEKLSKYIGENIKLLVDRPDGTYCFRLHNDRVYYISEKILKLATNISRDKLVSVGTCFGKFTKTIKFRLHITALDFLAPYAKFKVWVKPGQEQSFLYGNHVLKSGLGRITENTNQYQGVVVYSMADVPLGFGVAAKSTQECRRVDPMSIVVFHQADIGEFIRCEDTLT; translated from the exons ATGAGGCCTTTAACAGACGACGAGACAAAAACGATGTttgagaaactctccaaata CATTGGTGAGAACATCAAACTCCTGGTGGATCGACCAGATGGGACTTATTGCTTCAGACTTCACAATGACCGGGTATATTACATCAG TGAGAAAATTCTGAAGTTGGCTACCAACATCTCCCGTGATAAGTTGGTGTCGGTGGGTACCTGCTTTGGAAAGTTCACCAAGACCATTAAGTTCCGCCTGCACATCACAGCACTGGACTTCCTGGCACCATATGCCAAG TTCAAGGTGTGGGTGAAGCCTGGGCAGGAGCAGTCCTTCCTCTATGGGAACCATGTGTTGAAGTCTGGTCTGGGGAGGATCACAGAGAACACTAACCAATACCAGGGTGTGGTGGTGTATTCCATGGCAGACGTACCGCTG GGTTTTGGCGTGGCCGCCAAGTCGACCCAGGAGTGCAGAAGAGTGGACCCCATGTCCATCGTTGTGTTCCACCAGGCAGACATTGGAGAGTTCATCAGGTGTGAGGACACGCTCACATAA